The Chlorobaculum sp. MV4-Y genome contains the following window.
AATCGGAGGTCGCTCACTCACTCTCTACGCTGGAACCGATGCTCGTCAAGATGGATCCGACCTTGCAACCAACCCTGGCGGCTTCATCGGGCCAGATTGCCAAAATCATCGACAACATCAAGGAGAAAACATACCGTGCAGGCAGGCGAAAAAACGATGAGCTGCTGCAGCAGCTCGACAAGGCGGAGCTGAACCTGTTCCCGAATGGCAAGCCGCAGGAGCGAAGCATCAACATCTTCTACTACCTCAACAAATACGGCCCGTCGCTGATTGGCGAACTGGTCAGAGTGCTCGAAGGATACTCGACGGAGTCACATCTGATCGTGGAGCTGTAAAAAAAGAAAAAGGACGAAGAGAATCGCAAAACCCTCTTCGTCCACTACCGGTTACTTGCCGTTTCCCGGCCTCAGCCTGAATAGGTGTGCACGCTGTTCTGCGCCGAGGGGAGGTAGTTCACGCCGAACCAGCACACCAGCAGCACGAAAAACGCCATACCGAGATACCACTGGAGCTTGCGCGGATCGGTCTTTCGCGCCACGAGGTGCAGGTAGCCGAGGTAGGCCAGCCACGAGATGAAGGCCCAGGTCTCTTTCGGATCCCAGGTCCAGTAGTGCCCCCACGCCTCCTTGGCCCAGAGTGCGCCGAAAATCAGGCCAAAGGTGAGCCACACAAATCCAAGCAGGGCGAGATAGTGAGACATCGACTCCCCCTTTGTAGAACGCTTGCCACGGAAGTTGAGGAAAACGTTGTGCCAGCCGGAGACCGCCGAGGCCGCCAGCAGCACGTAGCCTACCAGATAAACCACCACGTGCGGCACGAACCACGGGCTCTGCAACGCAGGCATAAGGGCCTTCTCGAAGACGTCGGGGTGCATGTAGTTGACACCGAGAAACACCGTCGCCAGCCCCATGCAGTAGTACTTGAGCCAGCCGATCTTGTAGCGGTACTCAACCAGGAAACCGACGGCAGGAATGAGCGTCGCATACCAGAGCCTCGTTTCACCAAGTGTGCGAAGCGGCGGACGATCGAGAGCTATCCAGTAAGAGGCTAGAAACCATACAAGAACCAAGGTTCCTGAGAACATGAAAAGCCAGGAGAGGGTGCATAACACCTTGGAGTTTTTCGCCGGAATCTGCAAGAGGCTCCCTACCGCCCAGCACACGACCGCCGCGAGGGCTATTGCCGGAAAT
Protein-coding sequences here:
- a CDS encoding cytochrome c biogenesis protein, whose amino-acid sequence is MTLVEFPAIALAAVVCWAVGSLLQIPAKNSKVLCTLSWLFMFSGTLVLVWFLASYWIALDRPPLRTLGETRLWYATLIPAVGFLVEYRYKIGWLKYYCMGLATVFLGVNYMHPDVFEKALMPALQSPWFVPHVVVYLVGYVLLAASAVSGWHNVFLNFRGKRSTKGESMSHYLALLGFVWLTFGLIFGALWAKEAWGHYWTWDPKETWAFISWLAYLGYLHLVARKTDPRKLQWYLGMAFFVLLVCWFGVNYLPSAQNSVHTYSG